Genomic DNA from Jonesia denitrificans DSM 20603:
CGGGTTGCCTTCCTTATCGAGCAACCCGGCTTCACCACCCACCGCGACCATCGTGCCCATGGTGTCAAAGAAGTCCGCAAGCAACAGAGAAAACACCAACAGAACGACCGCAACGATCCCGATCTTGCCGAACGACCCAAACAACGAGAACTGACCAAGTAATGAGAAGTCTGGAATCTGCACCCAGGAATCAGGAAGGGCAGGAGCATTGAGGTTCCAGCCTGCCGGGTTATCCCCAGCGCCAGTCCCTTGGTTCTTCGCACCAATCTCTAAGGTCTGCTCTAGCACGACAGCAAGAACCGTGGCCCCAAGGATCGACCACAGCATCGCCCCGCGAACCTTCCGCGCCGTCAAGATGATGATGGCCAAAAGCCCCAAGAAGAAGACCAGCATGGGCAATGAATCAATGGACTTGGATGTCCCCAACTGAACCGGGGTTCCCGGTTGGTTGCCCGGTACGTAGTCAAACATTGCCGGAGTAGTCACGACGCCCGCATTGACCAACCCGATGAACGCAATGAACAAACCAATGCCCACCGAGATAGCGGTCTTCAGCCCTGCTGGCACCGCGCGAAACACTGCCGTCCGGAACCCGGTCAAGACCAGGACAAGAATGACGATCCCCTCAAGGACCACCAAACCCATCCCGTCCACCCAGGTCATCCCCGGCATCTTCACGATCGTGTACGCAACCAAAGCGTTCAAACCAAGGCCAGCCGCCAAGGCGATGGGGAAGTTAGCAACCGCTCCCATGGTGATCGACAACACCCCCGCTATGAGCGCTGTGGCAGCTGCAATTAAGGGAATACCAGCGCCAGCAGCTGTTGGGTCACCGGTGGCCAGTTCAGCCCCCAAAAAAGCACCCGTTGAGTCAGGGGTAAGCCCCAGAATCAACGGGTTCAAAATAATGATGTAACTCATTGCGAAGAAGGTGACGAGCCCACCGCGGATTTCGCGGCCGAGCGTCGAGCCTCGCTCTGAGATGTGATAGGTGCGGTCAAGGAAGCCAGAGAAACCGGACGCAGGAGGTTTCTGCGTGGTCTGGGAGGAGGTGTTCGCCATGAGCATATATTCTGCCCGAAATTTCCACGACCTCTTAACAACGTCTCACCATGAGGGCAGGAAAAAGCCCCGTAACCCACTGGGTCACAGGGCTCTGACCTGCACACAAACGCAAAAATAACAGTTACAGCACAAGCACCGAAAGCGTCCCGCGACCATACCCGGACACATCAATATGCAAGTCCAAGCGAGGCACGTACGCCTTCACCCACGGCGCGAGGTCTCCTGGCAACGGAGTCTGCGCAGGGTGGATAGTCCCCAACCTCAAATGCGGGTATCCCTCACGGTTAAACAACGCAGCAGTGACATTGAGGACCTCACCCACGGTTTCAAAGATCATGTCGTTGAGTTCGCCCTCCTGCATGACCTCTTTCGAGACTGCAGCAGGCATCAACGCAAGAGCCGCACCCAAATTGGCGGCCGCACCAAGATCAAGCACCACCAGTGCGTTGAGCTGTAAGTTATCCGTCAAATACTCTGCAACGACCGCACCACCTGGACCTTCAGGGTCAACCATGGGGGCGCCCGTGCGTACGTCCACGGTCCGCCCCAGCAGGCCCTCAAAGAGTTCCCGCGTCTGCTGGGCAGACGGCAAGGGGGACTTCAGCTGCTGTGCGAACGGGTTTGTCATACGAGCACCGGACCTATCGCTTCCTGGAATGTTTCTGCGGTAAACGGCTTAGCAATGAGAAAAAGCGCACCAGCCTGATCAGCTTGTGCCCGCATCTCCGGGGACCCCTCAGAGGTGACAAAACCAAATGGCACCTGGTTTCCCGCCTGACGCAACGCAATGAGCGCTTCAAGGCCTGTTGCGTTGGGCATGTTCCAATCCGACAGTACCAAATCTGGGTTGTTGTCGAGGGTCATGTCATACAGTTCCTGACCATCGGTCGCCTCGAGAATGTCCCAGTCCTCATAGCCCGCTTGGCGCAGGGTGCGGATGACGATCTGACGCATGACGCGGCTGTCATCAGCAACAATAACACGCATAAGTCAACTCCACCTTCACTTATCGGTTGTGGGTAGTAGCCACAGAGTGACGACGAGGACGTGCTCCCGCCAATCAATAGCTAAGTCTTGAAGAAACTGGGCGTCAGCAAGCTCAGGAGCGTTATCTGCCACCTGAGGCAACGACAGTTTCGCCGTGGCGTCCAGGAGCGACTTCACGTTGCCCCCTACCACGTTCGCAATTTCGCCAAACGCATCAACCAGATCCTCGCGAGTAACTTCCTCACCCGCAGGGAGCATGAGCAGACCCGTGGTGATGTCGCGACCAGCGGCCATCGATGTGTTCACCACCGCACGCACGCTAATCTCACCAAAGTCAGTCACCGCGTGCATATCAACCCATGCGGCAAGGGGTTCCTCAAACGCAGGAACGGGTTCGAACCGCTCGAAAGCGAGTTCCTCACCCGCGTCAAGCATTGCTGCAAAGACGTCCTGGGTGATGGACAGAATCTGAACTCTGTCCACGGAGGTGGCTGTGCTGGTCATGCTGGCTCCTTTGCGGGCAGGACACCAAGGAAATCGAGCTTCTGCACGATCGCCTCAGGGGTAAAGGGTTTGATGAGGTATTCGTGAGCGCCGGCAGCAAGTGCCCGAACAATTTGTCCGTGTTCAGACTCCGTGGTGATCATCATGAGGGTGACGTCACGCCACTCGGCGCGGGCTCGCACTTCCTTCACGTAGGTCAGACCATCCATGACCGGCATGTTCCAGTCGATGCAGCACAGGGTAATGTCAGATTCGGACTCCATCACCTCAAGCGCTTCCTGCCCGTCACCGGCCTCCAGGGTTTCGAACCCGAGGTTCTTCAGGACCCCAGACACAATGCGCCGCATCGTACGGGAGTCGTCGATCACAAGTGCTTTCATGTCACTTCCCTACTGTGTTCTGGTAGATCGAGCTGCGCCCTACTTGGACTCGGGTCCACGAGTCATCGACGCCGACGGTCGTTTCTGCGGCCCCCAAAATGAGGTAGCCACCAGGCTTCAAGACTTTGCGCACCTTGGCGAGCACGTCGCGTTTCACCTGGACATCAAAGTAGATGAGCACATTGCGAAGGAACACCACATCAAACGGTCCACCCATGGGTGGGTGGTCCAACAGGTTGTGGCGGGTAAAGCGCACCATCGACCGGATGTCCTTGCTCAGCGCCCATTCCGCCCCGTCCCGTTCAAAGTGGCGTACCAGGTGTGTTGCTGGTAGACCGCGGTTCACTTCCAATTGGGAGTATCGGCCGCGTTGGGCTTTTCCTAGAACTTCCTGGTTGAGATCGGTGGCGATAATCTCCGTGATGGGTTTGGGCCCAGACTGAGCAGTGAACCAGTCAGTGAGAACCATGGCAATGGAATAAGGTTCCTGCCCCGTTGAACAGGCTGCGCTCCATACTTTGAGTGTGCCAAGCATCCCTCGTTGAGCTTTAAGGTCGGGAAGGATGTGGTCGGTCAGCGCAGTGAACGGTTGATTGTCACGGAACCACGACGTTTCATTGGTGGTCAACGCTTCGACAATGCGTTCGGCTTCAGAGTGTGACAGCCGTGAGCGTTGCTCGGCAAGGTACTGTTCCACGGTTTTGCCGTGGGAGCGAGCAATGGGTGTCAGTCGCGATTCGACGAGGTATTCCTTGCCTGGGGCAAGGTTGATGGCGCTTTTTGTGCGCACGAGCGTCGCGACGAAGGAGAAGCTCTCCTGGGTCAGCGTCATAGTGCTCCCCCTTTGTGTGGTGTGCTGGGCGCCTTTGTCCGGGCGAGGATCGCCTGGATCGCGGGCCCAATCTCAGCGATCGGGAGAATGCGGTGTGCATATCCGGCGGTCGCGGTTGCGCCGGGCATCCCCCAGACCACTGATGTCTGTTGATCCTGAACGATGACGGTTCCGCCTGCTTGGGCGATGTCACCAGCCCCATTTTTTCCGTCTGAGCCCATTCCGGTGAGGATGACAGAGAGGAGCTCGGGTCCATACACGGTGTGAGCGGAGCGGAACATCACGTCCACAGAGGGGCGGCAGAAGTTCACCGGAGGGCCTTGGGTGAGCCGGGTGTACACCCCGTTGTCGTGGTAGGACAGTTCAAGGTGGTAGTCACCCGGAGCGATGTAAATGTGCCCCGGGGCAAGTCGGGCACGGTCGGATGCTTCACTGACCGTGTTCGGGGTGAGGCGATCTAGTCGTGCGGCAAGCTGCCGCGTGAACACAGGCGGCATGTGTTGGGTGATGATCATTGGCACTGGCAGTGGCTGGCTCAGTGATTTGATCATGGTAGATAGCGCTTCTGGGCCACCGGTGGAGGACCCCACAACCACAGCCCGGATAGGGTGAGAGTGTTCGTCGGTGCGAGTGGTCACCGAGGATTGGCGGAAGCTCGCGTGAGCGGTTGCTTGCGCCAGTTGCCCCGGCGCAACTGGTGAACCAGGGCGTTTCGTGACGCCACCACGGCTCGTGCGGGTGGTGGCTTTGTGAGGGACGAGCGCCTTGATTTTGGGGATGAGCTGGTCGGCGACAACCTTGAGTGATTCATGGAGCGAGCCAACGTTGGAAGGCTTTGTCACATAGTCAGAGGCACCAGCGGTTAACGCATCAAGGGTGGCCGTGGCACCACGTTCCGTCAGCGTAGAGAACATGATGATGGGGGTACGGCTCCCCTTCTTGCGCAACTCACGCACCGCATCGACACCATTCATTTCGGGCATCTCAATGTCCATGGTGATGGCGTCGGGCTGGTGTTGTTCCACGCGGGCGATCCCCAGTTTTCCGTTCGCGCCGGTGGCAACGACTTCAATGTCTGGGTCGGTTTCGAGGGCTTGGACAACCAGCCGTCGGATCACGACGGAGTCGTCAATAACAACAACTCTGATGCTCAACGGAGTGTCCTTTTCCAGTCGTGGGCGGGGGTGGGGCGGGGGTGGGGCATAAGGGGATAGACGATGCGCTCAATGCGATTCGTCTGGTGGGGTGGTGGCCCAGCCGTGGTCGGCTGGGCCACCGGGTGGTTCGGTGGTTACGCGGCTGCTAAAGCGCGATCCACGTCCAGGGTGAGCAGGAGCCCAGTGTCAAGCTTGAACGCCCCGGTGATGAGTTCACGGATGTGCGGGTCTAGGGTGTCAGGGGGTGTTTCGAAGTCTTCTTGTTCAAGGGTGAGGACTTCACCGACTTCGTCGACCAGCAGGGACACTGATTCTCCGTGAGTGTCCACAACGATCATCATGGACTCAGTGTCTTGAGACAGGGGCTCCAACCCAAGTTTGGGGCGCAGGTCCACGGTCATGACAACTTGTCCACGCAGGTTGACGAGCCCGGCGATCCCTTGTGGTGCTAGAGGAACAGGAGTGCGTGCATGGTGACCGAGGGTTTCTTCGATGCGGAGTACTTCAAGTCCGTAGAGCGCATCGGCAATGCGGAATGTGACGTATTGGGTGGACATCAGACACCTGCCAACTGGTGCTCGTGGGTGGATGGGGCATCGTAGAACTGTGGGTCCGCTGCGGTGAGCGCTGAGGGCAGATCAAGGAGTTCAGTGACTCGTCCTGACAGGACGAGGGACCCCAGGAGTCCTGCGTCAGCCACTTCAGAGCGGACGGCACCAGTGTCGTTGAGAATTTCGAGGATCTCTTCGACGTGGATGGCAACGGTGCGGTTGTCGTGAGTGAAGATAACCAGTTGGATTTCTTCAGCAGCACCGTCGGAGTACACCCCCAGGTACCGGCCGAGCCGTAGGACTGGAACAATGGAGTCACGGTATTGCATGACTTCGCGTCCAGCCACAGATTCGATACGGTCGGGGCTGATCTGTTCGAGTCGGGTGACCGCGTCGAGCGGGATGGCGACCCGTCTTGCTTCACCGATTGACACAACAAGGTACTCGGTGGTGTCGCTTGAGGTGGTGGTTGCTTCCTCAATGATGCGTGCACCAAGGACGTCTGCGCCTTCTGCGTTCAAAGAACGTCGAGTAATCGCCTGGATGTCGAGGATGAGCGCCACTGCTCCGTCACCCATGAGGGTTGCACCAGCATAGATTCCAATGTTCTTCAGCGCCGTGGCCAGTGGTTTTACAACGATTTCTTCGTTGTTCATGACCTTGTCTACGACGAGACCAAAACGTTGGTTGTCGGCTTGGAGCACAGCGATGACGGCGGTTCCTTCGTTGTCGTCCGTTTTCCCAAGGACGCGTGAGAGGCGAACCAGTGGAAGTAGTGCCCCACGAAGTCGGTACACCTCAGCGGACCCGATGTGCTCGATCGCGGATTTCGTTTTTTCCGTGTCGAGCGCAACGAGTTCTTGGAGGTTCACTTGAGGGATCGCATAGATTTCGTTGCCTGATTGCACGGTGAGCGCCGGCATAATGGCCAGTGTCAGAGGGATGCGAAGACGCCAGGTGGTGCCGCGTCCTACTTCTGACTCAACTTCAACTGCTCCGCCGATTGCTTCAATATTGGAGCGAACAACGTCCATACCGACACCACGCCCGGAGACGTTGGTGACGTGTGCGGCGGTGGAGAACCCGGCGAGGAACACGAGGTTCTGGATTTCGCTGGGTGTCATTTGGTCGAGTTGTTCGGCGGTTTTCAGTCCCCGTTCGACTGCTTTGGCCGCAACTTTTTCCGGATCGATTCCGGCACCGTCATCGATGACTTCGACCATGACCTGACCAGATGCGTGGTAGGCGCGCAAGGTGAGGGCACCGGTGCGTGGTTTTCCTACCTCAACACGTCGTTCTGGTGCTTCGATTCCGTGGTCGATAGCGTTACGCACGAGGTGGGTGAGCGGATCTTTGACTGATTCGAGTAGAGACCGGTCAAGTTCGGTATCTCCACCGACCATGTCGAGTCGGACGTCTCGTTTGCAGGCGGCTGCGAGGTCGCGGACAACGCGAGGCATCTTGGACCAGATGTGCTCAATGGGCTGCATCCGGGTTTTCATAACCCCTTCTTGCAGTTCCGAAGCGATAAGTGACAACCGTTGAGAGGAGCGCAGGAGGTCACCGGAGTCGAATCCGGCGAGCTGAGAAATTTGGTTGCGGACCAGGACGAGCTCTCCCACTTGCCGCATGAGTTCATCGAGGAGATCAACGTCCACGCGGATGGAGGAGTCTGAGGTGACTCGCCGTTCGGTGAGGGTGGGGGTGGCCGGTGCCGTTTCTGGGCTGGCTGCTGTTTGTCGTGTCACGATGCCCGTCGCCTGGGGTGTGGGGTCGGTGAGAGTAACCGGTCCATCCTGCGCGTGTGCGACAACCGATGCGGGAGCTGGTTCCGGGGTGGGTGCAGCGGGCGGTTCGGTGGCGATCACGGGGGTGGGGTCCGGGGTGGGGGAAGCACTGTCCGTTGCCGGGATGGTGTCCGCACTGAGATCGACTGCGTCCGTGGGGGTGGGGCTGTCGGCGTCAGTGTTGTCTGCTTCTGGGGTCGCGGGGGCGGCTCCTGGCAGTGGCTTGTTGTCGAGGGTTGCTTGGATGGCGGCAACCGTGTCGGTCGTGTCGAGGCCGGCTTCGGTGCCTGTCTCTTCAAGTTGAGTGAGCAGTGCCCGAATGGTGTCGACCATCATGAGGAGGACGTCAGCGGTTTGCTTGTCCATGTCTCGTTTGCCGTCACGTAGTTCGACGAGGAGGTTCTCGCCAACGTGTGCGACTGCTTCGAGGTTTGACAGGGCGAGGAAGCCACTTGTCCCTTTGATGGTGTGAATGGTCCGGAACACGGAGCTCAGCAGCTCACGTGATCCTGGTTCACTTTCGAGTGCTACGAGATCTTGATCCAGTTGATCGAGGTTTTCGTTGCTCTCGATCAGGAATTCCCGGACAATCTCATCCATGCCGTCCAATGGCAACCTCCTCAATCGGGTCGGGCATTCATTGCCCGACACCAAAGGAGATCGGCTAGATTGACAACATCATGAGTGAAAGATCAACGATCAGTTGTGGCCTTCACCCGCCTGGGGGCGCGGCGTGGGCGGTGGGGTTCCTAGGGCCTGGAGAAGTTTGTCGCGTGCGTCATCTGCTTGCGCTGCGCTGACGGCTGCGGACTCGTTGGATGCGGTGACCGCTTCGACGACTTCTGCCCGGTGGATGCTGGTGGAACGGGGGGCTTCGATCCCTAACCGGACGCCGTCGCCACGTGTGTCAATGACGGTGATGACAATGTCATCACCGATGAGGAGTTTCTCTCCGACGCGTCGACTCAAAACCAGCATGCTTCTGAGGTTACCCTGAAACTGCCCGTTCATCCCACAGCACTGGTGGGAGCGCTTGGCTCAACGCCGCACCCCAGACCACCGAATCTGCTGGATATCCGTCAATTCGGGCGACGGGGATTCTGAGGTGGAGAATCGCTCCTGGCGTGGCTGCTTGCCGCATGTGCCAGACGTGCAGCGCATCGATACTCACTTCTTGTGTGATCTCTTCCACCCACCGGCGTGTTCCCGCGATGTCTTGATCTGCGAGCGCGACAGCACACGTGTAGTCAGGATCGAAGGCTTCGAGGATTTTTTTGGCTCGGTACCAGTCGGTGGCGTCGTTGCCGATTCCTACTGCGACAACGACGGGGGTTTCGTCGACGCGTGCGTGGGCACGCAGGTCACGGGCTGATTTTGCGGTGAGTACGAGGGGGCCGAAGCGGACAACGGATTCGTGGCGTCCTGCCGTTGCGATGTCTTTGTCGTCGAGGCCGAGGTCACGCGCAAGTTCTTGGGCGACGCGAATGCACTGGTGTGATGGGCCGACCACGGCGATGATGGCGTCGTTGTCGTATGGGGGTGGTGGCGCGGTGGGCACTGTTTCCAACAGGGTGGACATGGTGAGAGTGGGGACGTTGATGGTTCCGTCGCGCTGGCGGGTGACCCCAGTGTGTCCGGCAAGGGTGAGGGCTGCTGACACGTGGGTGTCGGGAATACCGATGCGCAGGAATTCGTCGGCGGGCAGTGCTTGGGCGCGGGCGGTGACTGCGGGGCGCCCGTTGAGTGTGGTGGGTGCGGGCGGTGTCGTGGGCGATGCGGCGGGTGTGGGTGCACTGGTGGGCGGGGCGTAAGCGGCAGCCCATGCGCCGCGTTGAGCGGCGTGGTGATCGTGTGCCGATGCGGGTGGGATGATTGTGCCCTGGTCGGTGAGCCGTGGTGGTGCTGGTGCCGCGGAGGACACGGTGGGGGCGGAGTTGGCGGTCCCGGGTTGTGCTGGTGGTGTGCCGGGGTGGAATGGTGTGAATCGGGAGTCGTCGTCAAGGACGCGTCCGGCAGGTTCGGTGAGTCCCACTGCGTGGTGGAGTGATTCCATGACAGCCGAGAAGTGCGGGGATTCCACGCCACGTGTGGGGGGCTGGTTGGTTGACCCCGGCTGGTGGTTCACTGCCTGGGCGGGGCTGCCACTGGCGGGAGCGTTGCGGGTGAGGATGGGCGGGAGAATGGGGTCGTCATCTGAGGCTTGCGCAAGCCGTTGGGCTAGGGTGTTTCCCGCATCGTACGTTGTTCCTGGGGTGAAGGTCACCCGGAACACTTCGCGGGCGAAAAACCCGCCCACTCCTCCGGTTCGCACCCGTTCCACGTTATTGACGTGCACATCTCCATATTCTGCGTATATCTCACGCATGAGGTCATCAAGTTGAGTGCCTTCACGCTGCAATGGCGTCGACATCTCTGACCACCCCTACTGTTTCGATGCGGATTCCCGATCCTGTGACCTCAGGGTAGGACATCACGGCCGCTTCAGCATGCTGCAACGTCACCAGGTGGTACAACGCGGGACGGATGGAGGGCGCGCAGACGAGGACCACTTGTGCGCCAGATGCTTCACCTTGGGTGCGTGCGGTGGTGTAGGACCGCAGAAATGCGTCAAGGCGGCGCTGTTCAAGGAGGATTTGTGATCCTTCATCTGAGGTGCGTAGTCCTTCAAGGAGTGCTTGTTCAAAGACCGGGTCGATGGTGATGACCCGCAAAATCCCATCACGCACGTAGCGTGCTGTGATGGACGGCGAAATTGCGAGGCGTGCAGTTTCGATGAGCACTTCAGGGTTTGTGGTGGCTTTTGCTTTGAGAGAGAGCGCCTCGTAAATGCGACCCAGGTCGCGGATGGGGACTTGCTCGGTCAGGAGTCCTTGCAGGACTCGTTGTATTTCACCCAGAGACATGGACCCGGGGGTGAGTTCTTCAACAACTGATGGGTTAATCGCTTTGACGCCTTCAGTAAGGAGGCGCACGTCTTCACGGGAAAGCAACCGCGATGCGTTTTGTGAAATCAGGGCTGACATGTGCGTGATCAAGACAGACACCCGGTCGATCACGGTTGCGCCAGCCATTTCGGCAGCGAAGCGCATTTGTTCTGGCACCCATTTCCCGGTCAGACCAAAGACGGGTTCGACCACGGTGTCACCGGGAAGCGAGTCAAGTTCGTCACCTAACGCAAGGACTCTCCCCTGGGGAAGCTCACCGCGGGCAACTTCCACCCCGGACACTTTCAACACATAGTGCGAGGGCGGTAGTTCGACGGAGTCACGGGTACGTACCGGGGGCACAACGATCCCCAGGTCGAATGCGATTTTACGCCGCAGCCCGCGGATTCGGGCCAGGAGGTCGTCGTCACGTGAGGAGTTCACGAGGTCCACAAGGTCAGTTGCCAGCTGGATCTCTAAGGTAGGCACCCGCATGTCTTCAATGAGTTTTTCCGGGGTGTCTTGAGCTGGTCCGCCTTGCGACTGCGCCTGAATTTCTTCCAACAGTGCGGCTTCTTTGTCTTTGCGTTCTTTATTTTTCACTTGCTGTGCCGCGATAAGCAGGAGTGCCCCAATGACGAAGAAAGGGAGCTTAGGCATGCCCGGTAGAATACCCAACGCAATGGCAGCGATCCCGGTAATCATCAAAGCAGGACGGGATTGTGATAACTGCCCTGATGTTGCTGAGGACAAGTCACCTTCTGCCGTGGAGCGGGTGACGATAATACCGGTGGATACCGACATCAGTAGCGCAGGAATTTGGGTGACAAGACCATCACCAATGGTCAGTAGTGAGTAGGTCTCGACTGCTTCTCCGGCAGACAAGCCACGTTGAGCTATTCCGATGATGATCCCACCGATGAGGTTGATCAGCGTGATCACAATCCCGGCGATCGCGTCACCTTTCACAAACTTTGAAGCACCATCCATTGCCCCGTAAAAATCAGCTTCAGCAGCGATTTCTTTCCGTCGGACCCGGGCTTGTTCGTCAGTAATGAGCCCCGCGTTCAAGTCCGCGTCAATGGCCATCTGCTTACCGGGCATTGCGTCCAAGGTGAAGCGGGCAGCAACCTCCGAGACACGCCCTGACCCGTTGGTAATCACCACAAACTGGATGACGACAAGGATTAAGAAAATCACTAACCCGATGACCAGTGAGGACCCCACGACAAAGTGCCCAAAAGCATCGATGACTTCCCCGGCATACCCATCACGCAGCACCAGTCGAGTGGACGCAACATTGAGCCCCAACCGGAACAGGGTTGCGATGAGCAGCAGCGACGGAAACACCGAAAAATCGAGGGGTTTCTTCACGTACATGGCGGTCAGCAAAATGACCAACCCCACCGTAATGTTCGTGACAATGAGGAAGTCAAGCAGTGGTGCCGGAATGGGCACAACCAACAACATGATGATGCCCACCACCCCGAGGGGAACTGCGAACTTCGCGAAATCACGGCTCTTCATCGGTGTCACTCCTAGGGTCATACATGTCGAGGGGGACGTCTGTGGGGGCGGGCATCGTTTTCACCGTGGCCATGGCCGCACCCCGCTGGCGCAGCAACATGACGAACGCGAGGACTTGAGCGACCGCAGTAAAAAGTGCAGGGGGGATCGGGTGGCCAATCTCGCAGTGTGCGTTCAGCGCACGCGCGAGGGGGATGTCACGCACTAGAGGAACGTCGTGGGCTTCTGCTTCCTCACGGATCCGTTGAGCAACCAGGTTCTTACCCTTCGCGACCAGTTTGGGTGCGCCCTCCCCCGCCACGTAGGTTAACGCCACTGCCACGTGCGTCGGGTTGACCACCACCACATCGGCGTCCGCAACTGAAGCGATCATGCGGTTGCGGGACATCGCTAGCTGGCGTGACCGGATCGCACCTTTCAACAGGGGGTCGCCTTCAGTGTTTTTGTTCTCGTCTTTGATTTCTTTTTTTGTCATTTTGGTTTTCTTGCGGTTACGTTTCATGACCACAACAACGTCGAGAATCGCTAACGCAATACCAGCAGCAACTGCTGTCCACATCAGTTGCATAAACTTCTCCGACGCATACCCCAAAACGGCACGCATCGTCAGAGCACCAGATTGTTGAATGACCGGGATCATCCCCTGGATGAGCAGGTACAACACCGCACCGATCACCACTGTTTTCAGGAGAGCTTTCACACCTTGCCACAGTGCCTGCATCCCAAACTTTTGCTTCATCCCCTTGATAAGGTTGAACTGTTTGAACGTTGGTTTCAGTTTTTTCGTCGCAATGTAATAGCCACCGACACCGTTTGCCAAAATTGCCGCAATAAACACCACGGCAAGCAGTGGCGCTAACGCCGGAAGAATACCAGCAAGCGCATCGCCTAACATGGGAACGACCAGCAACGGGTCCGGTGTTGACGCAATCGTAGAAATATTCATCAGCACGTCTTCGATGTGCTTTTCCACATTGCCAAAAACAAATGGCAACACTGCGGTTCCTGCCCCGATACCCGCCCAGGCAGACAAGTCTTGGGACTTTTGCAAACTGCCATCCTTGCGGACGTCCTTCATCCGCTTCGGGGTGGCTTCCTCAGTCCGTTCCTGGGACTGGTCATCGCTCACCGGATCACCTCCCATAAGCGTTCAATGGACGTGTTCGTTAACGCCTCAATGATGCGTGGGAAGGTCAAATACACCACCGACACAAGCGTAATCGTGAGGAATATTTTCAGTGGGAACGACAACACAAACACGTTCAATGCTGGCGCAACCCGGGAGAGCAACCCCATCCCCACATCAGCAAGTACCAACACGACAATGAGCGGACCCGCAATCTGGATGGCCGCCAAAAACAGATCCGTCAACCCGGTGGCAACGCTTTGGCCCATTCGGTCCATGTTGATTCCCCCAGCTAAGGGAGCAAACTCAAAGGACCGGATAAACCCACCCACAATGAGGTGATGCCCGTTGGAGGCAAAGAGCAACGCAAGAGCCGTCATTTGGAAAAGCCGGTACATTTGTGCGCCGTTGACCTGGTTCAACGGGTCAAACCCCTGAGCCATGGCAAACCCACC
This window encodes:
- a CDS encoding chemotaxis protein CheW yields the protein MSTQYVTFRIADALYGLEVLRIEETLGHHARTPVPLAPQGIAGLVNLRGQVVMTVDLRPKLGLEPLSQDTESMMIVVDTHGESVSLLVDEVGEVLTLEQEDFETPPDTLDPHIRELITGAFKLDTGLLLTLDVDRALAAA
- a CDS encoding chemotaxis response regulator protein-glutamate methylesterase; amino-acid sequence: MSIRVVVIDDSVVIRRLVVQALETDPDIEVVATGANGKLGIARVEQHQPDAITMDIEMPEMNGVDAVRELRKKGSRTPIIMFSTLTERGATATLDALTAGASDYVTKPSNVGSLHESLKVVADQLIPKIKALVPHKATTRTSRGGVTKRPGSPVAPGQLAQATAHASFRQSSVTTRTDEHSHPIRAVVVGSSTGGPEALSTMIKSLSQPLPVPMIITQHMPPVFTRQLAARLDRLTPNTVSEASDRARLAPGHIYIAPGDYHLELSYHDNGVYTRLTQGPPVNFCRPSVDVMFRSAHTVYGPELLSVILTGMGSDGKNGAGDIAQAGGTVIVQDQQTSVVWGMPGATATAGYAHRILPIAEIGPAIQAILARTKAPSTPHKGGAL
- a CDS encoding chemotaxis protein CheX translates to MTSTATSVDRVQILSITQDVFAAMLDAGEELAFERFEPVPAFEEPLAAWVDMHAVTDFGEISVRAVVNTSMAAGRDITTGLLMLPAGEEVTREDLVDAFGEIANVVGGNVKSLLDATAKLSLPQVADNAPELADAQFLQDLAIDWREHVLVVTLWLLPTTDK
- a CDS encoding NCS2 family permease produces the protein MANTSSQTTQKPPASGFSGFLDRTYHISERGSTLGREIRGGLVTFFAMSYIIILNPLILGLTPDSTGAFLGAELATGDPTAAGAGIPLIAAATALIAGVLSITMGAVANFPIALAAGLGLNALVAYTIVKMPGMTWVDGMGLVVLEGIVILVLVLTGFRTAVFRAVPAGLKTAISVGIGLFIAFIGLVNAGVVTTPAMFDYVPGNQPGTPVQLGTSKSIDSLPMLVFFLGLLAIIILTARKVRGAMLWSILGATVLAVVLEQTLEIGAKNQGTGAGDNPAGWNLNAPALPDSWVQIPDFSLLGQFSLFGSFGKIGIVAVVLLVFSLLLADFFDTMGTMVAVGGEAGLLDKEGNPPNIQRILVVDSLGAIAGGAGSVSSNTAFIESASGVGEGARTGLAPIVTGLAFLLSTLFAPVVQLVPYEAATPALVFVGFLMMTQVTGIKWSDYEIAVPAFLTMIVMPFTYSITDGIGMGFLVWVIIKIVKGKGREIHPLMWVTTAMFIIYFVLGPIQDLLVG
- a CDS encoding response regulator, with protein sequence MRVIVADDSRVMRQIVIRTLRQAGYEDWDILEATDGQELYDMTLDNNPDLVLSDWNMPNATGLEALIALRQAGNQVPFGFVTSEGSPEMRAQADQAGALFLIAKPFTAETFQEAIGPVLV
- a CDS encoding CheR family methyltransferase encodes the protein MTLTQESFSFVATLVRTKSAINLAPGKEYLVESRLTPIARSHGKTVEQYLAEQRSRLSHSEAERIVEALTTNETSWFRDNQPFTALTDHILPDLKAQRGMLGTLKVWSAACSTGQEPYSIAMVLTDWFTAQSGPKPITEIIATDLNQEVLGKAQRGRYSQLEVNRGLPATHLVRHFERDGAEWALSKDIRSMVRFTRHNLLDHPPMGGPFDVVFLRNVLIYFDVQVKRDVLAKVRKVLKPGGYLILGAAETTVGVDDSWTRVQVGRSSIYQNTVGK
- a CDS encoding response regulator produces the protein MKALVIDDSRTMRRIVSGVLKNLGFETLEAGDGQEALEVMESESDITLCCIDWNMPVMDGLTYVKEVRARAEWRDVTLMMITTESEHGQIVRALAAGAHEYLIKPFTPEAIVQKLDFLGVLPAKEPA